In Micrococcus luteus NCTC 2665, a single window of DNA contains:
- the acnA gene encoding aconitate hydratase AcnA, whose amino-acid sequence MTTVDSFGSKGVLDVQGVEYEIFRLNKVEGAQKLPYSLKVLLENLLRTEDGANVTADQIKALAAWDPNAQPDTEIQFTPARVIMQDFTGVPCVVDLATMREDIQGLGGDPERVNPLSPAELVIDHSVQIDFFGNDAAIERNMEIEYERNGERYKFLRWGQTAFDDFKVVPPGMGIVHQVNIENLARTVMTREVDGVLRAYPDSCVGTDSHTTMVNGLGVLGWGVGGIEAEAAMLGQPVSMLIPRVVGFKLTGSIPSGATATDVVLTITEMLRQHGVVGKFVEFYGEGVGSVPLANRATIGNMSPEFGSTVAIFPIDEVTLDYLRLTGRSEEQVALVEAYTKEQGMWHDPSSEVAYSEYLELDLSTVVPSISGPKRPQDRIELTDAKDQFRKDLHNYATQDEAGKGRPSKLVDVVMADGRQFQLDHGAVSIASITSCTNTSNPSVMMAAGVLARNAVAKGLKSKPWVKTSVAPGSRVVTDYYEKSGLRESLNDLGFNVVGYGCTTCIGNSGPLESEISEAIQENDLAVTAVLSGNRNFEGRINPDVKMNYLASPPLVVAYALAGTMDFDFKNEALGQDTAGNDVFLQDIWPDPTEVQKIIDASIDTEMFISQYATIFDGDERWQSLETPSGSTFEWDEKSTYVRKPPYFEGMTMQPDPVSDISGARVLLKLGDSVTTDHISPAGSFTADTPAGRYLLEHGVQRKDFNSYGSRRGNHEVMIRGTFANIRIKNQLLDGVEGGFTRDFTQEGAPQAYVYDAAQNYAKQGIPLVVLAGKEYGSGSSRDWAAKGTALLGVKAVITESFERIHRSNLIGMGVLPLQFPEGENADSLGLTGTETFDISGITALNEGTTPKTVKVTATGEDGKVTEFDAVVRIDTPGEAEYYRNGGILQYVLRQIAAKS is encoded by the coding sequence GTGACCACCGTCGACAGCTTCGGCTCCAAGGGCGTCCTGGACGTCCAGGGCGTCGAGTATGAGATTTTCCGTCTGAACAAGGTCGAGGGGGCGCAGAAGCTGCCCTACTCCCTGAAGGTGCTGCTGGAGAACCTGCTGCGCACCGAGGACGGCGCCAACGTGACCGCCGACCAGATCAAGGCCCTGGCCGCCTGGGACCCGAATGCCCAGCCGGACACCGAGATCCAGTTCACGCCGGCGCGCGTGATCATGCAGGACTTCACCGGCGTGCCCTGCGTCGTGGACCTGGCCACCATGCGTGAGGACATCCAGGGCCTGGGCGGCGACCCGGAGCGCGTGAACCCGCTCTCCCCGGCCGAGCTCGTGATCGACCACTCCGTGCAGATCGACTTCTTCGGCAACGACGCCGCCATCGAGCGGAACATGGAGATCGAGTACGAGCGCAACGGGGAGCGCTACAAGTTCCTGCGCTGGGGCCAGACCGCCTTCGACGACTTCAAGGTCGTCCCCCCGGGCATGGGCATCGTCCACCAGGTCAACATCGAGAACCTGGCCCGCACCGTGATGACCCGCGAGGTCGACGGCGTGCTGCGCGCCTACCCGGACTCCTGCGTCGGCACCGACTCGCACACCACCATGGTCAACGGCCTGGGCGTGCTCGGCTGGGGCGTCGGCGGCATCGAGGCCGAGGCCGCGATGCTCGGGCAGCCCGTGTCCATGCTGATCCCGCGGGTCGTGGGCTTCAAGCTGACCGGCAGCATCCCCTCCGGCGCCACCGCGACCGACGTCGTGCTGACCATCACCGAGATGCTCCGCCAGCACGGCGTGGTCGGCAAGTTCGTCGAGTTCTACGGCGAGGGCGTCGGCTCCGTGCCCCTGGCCAACCGCGCCACCATCGGCAACATGTCGCCCGAGTTCGGCTCCACCGTCGCGATCTTCCCGATCGACGAGGTCACCCTCGACTACCTGCGCCTGACCGGTCGCTCCGAGGAGCAGGTCGCCCTCGTGGAGGCCTACACCAAGGAGCAGGGGATGTGGCACGACCCGTCCTCCGAGGTCGCCTACTCCGAGTACCTCGAGCTGGACCTGTCCACCGTGGTGCCCTCCATCTCCGGCCCGAAGCGCCCCCAGGACCGCATCGAGCTCACTGACGCCAAGGACCAGTTCCGCAAGGACCTGCACAACTACGCCACGCAGGACGAGGCCGGCAAGGGCCGCCCGTCCAAGCTCGTGGACGTGGTCATGGCGGACGGCCGCCAGTTCCAGCTGGACCACGGCGCCGTGTCCATCGCCTCGATCACCTCGTGCACCAACACGTCCAACCCGTCCGTGATGATGGCGGCCGGCGTGCTGGCCCGCAACGCTGTCGCCAAGGGCCTGAAGTCCAAGCCGTGGGTGAAGACCTCCGTGGCCCCGGGCTCCCGCGTGGTGACCGACTACTACGAGAAGTCCGGGCTGCGCGAGTCCCTCAACGACCTCGGCTTCAACGTGGTCGGCTACGGCTGCACCACCTGCATCGGCAACTCCGGCCCGCTGGAGTCCGAGATCTCCGAGGCCATCCAGGAGAACGACCTGGCCGTGACCGCGGTGCTCTCCGGCAACCGCAACTTCGAGGGCCGCATCAACCCGGACGTGAAGATGAACTACCTGGCCTCCCCGCCGCTGGTGGTCGCCTACGCCCTGGCCGGCACCATGGACTTCGACTTCAAGAACGAGGCCCTGGGCCAGGACACCGCGGGCAACGACGTCTTCCTCCAGGACATCTGGCCGGACCCGACCGAGGTCCAGAAGATCATCGACGCGTCGATCGACACCGAGATGTTCATCTCGCAGTACGCCACGATCTTCGACGGCGACGAGCGCTGGCAGTCCCTGGAGACCCCCTCGGGCTCCACCTTCGAGTGGGACGAGAAGTCCACCTACGTGCGCAAGCCCCCGTACTTCGAGGGCATGACCATGCAGCCGGACCCGGTGTCGGACATCTCCGGCGCCCGCGTCCTGCTCAAGCTGGGCGACTCCGTGACCACGGACCACATCTCCCCGGCCGGCTCCTTCACGGCGGACACCCCGGCGGGCCGCTACCTGCTGGAGCACGGCGTGCAGCGCAAGGACTTCAACTCCTACGGCTCCCGTCGCGGCAACCACGAGGTGATGATCCGCGGCACGTTCGCGAACATCCGCATCAAGAACCAGCTGCTCGACGGCGTGGAGGGCGGCTTCACCCGCGACTTCACCCAGGAGGGCGCCCCGCAGGCCTACGTGTACGACGCGGCGCAGAACTACGCCAAGCAGGGCATCCCGCTGGTGGTCCTGGCCGGCAAGGAGTACGGTTCCGGCTCCTCCCGTGACTGGGCGGCCAAGGGCACCGCGCTCCTGGGCGTCAAGGCGGTGATCACCGAGTCCTTCGAGCGCATCCACCGCTCGAACCTCATCGGCATGGGCGTGCTGCCGCTGCAGTTCCCGGAGGGTGAGAACGCCGACTCGCTGGGCCTGACCGGCACCGAGACCTTCGACATCTCCGGCATCACCGCCCTCAACGAGGGCACCACGCCGAAGACCGTGAAGGTCACGGCCACCGGCGAGGACGGCAAGGTCACCGAGTTCGACGCGGTCGTCCGCATCGACACCCCCGGTGAGGCCGAGTACTACCGCAACGGCGGCATCCTGCAGTACGTGCTCCGTCAGATCGCCGCGAAGTCCTGA
- a CDS encoding class I SAM-dependent RNA methyltransferase: MAVVDTSTDVTGIGGTIEVEVGAMAHGGHCVARHEGRVVFVRHAVPGEKVRVTLTEAEEGARFWRGDVVEVLRPSEFRRIHQWKLADMLRAHASGRPPVGGAEFGHIVVPHQRRLKAQVFRDTVHRIADLAVEPGVCFAGSEDEPTGQRWRTRNAFAVTPQGHIAMHAYRSATLLPVRNMPLGVPALDALALWDWDFTGAARVDVATPASGSRPLVLVTPTPQTRVDEVKLGRLRTRIRQAANACGVDVSTGLALPGPKQFLPVKVERITGKTWVEETVESERGGTKRFRVTGDGFWQVHQHAPATLVDAVLEDARVEPGQVVADLYGGAGLFSAYLADAVGPEGRVYSVEASRRASKDARRNLHEQPQASVLNGPTDKVLGSWLKYPERPVADGGLGGAALDTVVLDPPRAGAGRRAIERILALEPGRIVYVSCDPASFARDLAWLRDGGYEVERARVVDLYPDTHHLESVTALVPAAQSAPTAAVVEI, from the coding sequence ATGGCAGTCGTCGACACGTCCACAGACGTCACCGGGATCGGGGGGACCATCGAGGTGGAGGTCGGGGCCATGGCCCACGGCGGCCACTGCGTGGCCCGGCACGAGGGGCGGGTCGTCTTCGTGCGTCACGCCGTCCCCGGCGAGAAGGTCCGGGTGACCCTGACCGAGGCCGAGGAGGGCGCCCGCTTCTGGCGCGGCGACGTCGTGGAGGTGCTGCGGCCCTCCGAGTTCCGCCGCATCCACCAGTGGAAGCTCGCGGACATGCTGCGCGCCCACGCCTCGGGCCGCCCGCCCGTGGGCGGCGCCGAGTTCGGCCACATCGTGGTCCCGCACCAGCGCCGGCTCAAGGCCCAGGTCTTCCGGGACACGGTGCACCGCATCGCCGACCTCGCGGTGGAGCCGGGGGTGTGCTTCGCCGGCTCCGAGGACGAGCCCACCGGCCAGCGCTGGCGGACCCGCAACGCGTTCGCGGTGACCCCTCAGGGGCACATCGCGATGCACGCCTACCGTTCGGCGACCCTCCTGCCCGTGCGCAACATGCCGCTCGGCGTGCCCGCCCTCGACGCACTCGCCCTGTGGGACTGGGACTTCACCGGGGCGGCCCGCGTGGACGTCGCGACGCCGGCCTCCGGCTCCCGCCCCCTCGTGCTGGTGACGCCCACCCCGCAGACGCGGGTGGACGAGGTCAAGCTCGGCCGGCTGCGCACCCGGATCCGCCAGGCGGCCAATGCGTGCGGCGTGGACGTCTCCACCGGCCTGGCCCTGCCGGGCCCGAAGCAGTTCCTGCCGGTCAAGGTCGAGCGCATCACCGGGAAGACCTGGGTCGAGGAGACCGTGGAGTCCGAGCGCGGCGGCACCAAGCGCTTCCGCGTCACGGGTGACGGCTTCTGGCAGGTCCACCAGCACGCCCCGGCCACCCTCGTGGACGCGGTGCTCGAGGACGCCCGCGTCGAGCCGGGCCAGGTCGTGGCCGACCTCTACGGCGGCGCCGGCCTCTTCAGTGCGTACCTGGCGGACGCCGTGGGCCCCGAGGGCCGCGTGTACTCGGTGGAGGCCTCCCGCCGGGCCTCGAAGGACGCCCGCCGCAACCTGCACGAGCAGCCGCAGGCCTCCGTGCTCAACGGCCCCACGGACAAGGTGCTCGGCAGCTGGCTGAAGTACCCCGAGCGCCCCGTGGCCGACGGCGGCCTCGGCGGTGCCGCACTGGACACCGTCGTCCTGGACCCGCCACGGGCCGGCGCGGGTCGGCGGGCGATCGAGCGCATCCTCGCGCTCGAGCCGGGCCGCATCGTGTACGTCTCGTGCGACCCCGCCTCGTTCGCCCGCGACCTGGCGTGGCTGCGCGACGGCGGCTACGAGGTGGAGCGCGCCCGCGTGGTCGACCTCTACCCGGACACGCACCACCTCGAGTCGGTGACCGCGCTGGTGCCGGCCGCCCAGAGCGCCCCGACCGCGGCCGTCGTCGAGATCTGA
- a CDS encoding APC family permease: MATLSSLLRRGLLGRPVTSHAADEPRMNRWRALPVTSSNALSSLAYAPDEIILTLVAAGTSALALGPAVGWAVVAVMLLIVASFRAAVAAVPHGGIYHMAGTKFGPRAGVVASAALLLDFVFTAAVSVAAFAHFVAALAPGLTVGSRVLVASAALAGVLLAALRGVRLSRWVLPVLVSVFVTLTALLVLVGLWQEGRGLLGAAPTAGWTQEGAGVGGTVGTVATALLALRAFSAGSVLLTGVEVPVSSTRLMARPAVPTVRWVLTVMALTLGALTVGVMHLAQRTGVVVGLELENLRDAAGAEVTPDRAPAPVLAQLADTVYGPGSVLSVATIAATALLLLFAAKSAFRSFPALAARVAEDGYLPRQLRVRSDRLVHTWSVLGMGAVALSLVLFFEARTALLVQLYVIGVLLAFTLAQAGMLRLWRRRLVHTPGARARAAVRLRLIITAVAWVVTALAGVVVLVTRFTQGAWVALLAIVLGSLVMGRIRRHYADVDRELAPDPQDDARALPSRVHVVVVVTTLDRPALRALAYARASRPSSLEAVVVDAERAATLEVIDAWERAGLPMSLTVIASPYRDTVAPLVRHVREHRRRSPRDLTMVFIPEYVVRPGWRTLLHNRTATRQTRRLQREPGVMVGSVPWQVHEGQGS, encoded by the coding sequence GTGGCCACGCTGTCCTCCCTCCTGCGCCGCGGCCTCCTCGGTCGCCCCGTGACGTCGCACGCCGCCGACGAGCCCCGCATGAACCGGTGGCGGGCGCTGCCTGTGACGTCGTCGAACGCCTTGTCCTCCCTCGCCTACGCCCCGGACGAGATCATCCTCACCCTGGTCGCCGCCGGCACGTCCGCGCTCGCGCTCGGACCCGCCGTCGGCTGGGCCGTCGTCGCGGTGATGCTGCTCATCGTCGCGTCCTTCCGCGCCGCGGTCGCCGCCGTTCCGCACGGCGGCATCTACCACATGGCCGGCACGAAGTTCGGCCCGAGGGCCGGTGTCGTCGCCTCGGCCGCGCTCCTGCTGGACTTCGTGTTCACCGCCGCGGTCTCCGTGGCCGCCTTCGCCCACTTCGTGGCGGCGCTGGCCCCCGGACTCACCGTCGGCAGCCGCGTGCTGGTGGCCTCGGCCGCGCTCGCGGGCGTGCTGCTGGCCGCGCTCCGCGGGGTGCGGCTGTCCCGGTGGGTGCTGCCCGTGCTCGTGAGCGTGTTCGTCACCCTGACCGCGCTGCTCGTCCTGGTGGGTCTGTGGCAGGAGGGCCGTGGGCTGCTCGGCGCGGCGCCGACGGCCGGGTGGACGCAGGAGGGCGCCGGGGTCGGCGGGACCGTCGGCACCGTGGCGACGGCGCTGCTCGCCCTGCGCGCGTTCAGCGCGGGATCGGTGCTGCTCACCGGCGTCGAGGTGCCGGTCTCGAGCACCCGCCTGATGGCCCGGCCGGCCGTGCCCACGGTGCGGTGGGTGCTCACCGTGATGGCCCTCACCCTCGGCGCGCTGACCGTGGGCGTCATGCACCTGGCCCAGCGCACCGGCGTCGTCGTCGGGCTGGAGCTGGAGAACCTCCGGGACGCCGCGGGCGCGGAGGTCACGCCCGACCGCGCCCCCGCCCCCGTCCTCGCGCAGCTCGCGGACACCGTGTACGGCCCGGGCAGCGTCCTGTCCGTCGCCACCATCGCGGCCACCGCCCTGCTCCTGCTGTTCGCGGCCAAGTCGGCGTTCCGCTCGTTCCCCGCCCTGGCCGCGCGCGTGGCCGAGGACGGCTACCTGCCCCGGCAGCTGAGGGTCCGCAGCGACCGGCTCGTGCACACGTGGAGCGTCCTCGGGATGGGGGCCGTGGCCCTCTCGCTCGTGCTGTTCTTCGAGGCCCGGACCGCCCTGCTCGTGCAGCTCTACGTCATCGGCGTGCTCCTGGCCTTCACGCTCGCGCAGGCCGGCATGCTGCGGCTGTGGCGCCGTCGGCTCGTGCATACGCCGGGCGCCCGGGCCCGCGCGGCCGTCCGGCTGCGCCTGATCATCACGGCGGTGGCCTGGGTGGTCACGGCGCTGGCGGGCGTCGTCGTCCTGGTCACCCGCTTCACGCAGGGCGCGTGGGTGGCGCTGCTGGCGATCGTGCTCGGCTCGCTGGTGATGGGGCGGATCCGCCGCCACTACGCGGACGTGGACCGCGAGCTCGCACCGGACCCCCAGGACGACGCGCGGGCCCTGCCCTCGCGGGTCCACGTGGTGGTCGTCGTGACCACGCTGGACCGGCCGGCACTGCGGGCGCTGGCCTACGCCCGCGCGTCGCGGCCGTCCTCGCTCGAGGCCGTCGTCGTGGACGCCGAGCGCGCCGCCACCCTGGAGGTGATCGACGCCTGGGAGCGTGCCGGCCTGCCGATGTCGCTCACCGTGATCGCCTCGCCCTACCGCGACACGGTGGCCCCCCTGGTGCGGCATGTGCGCGAGCACCGACGCCGCTCCCCGCGGGACCTGACCATGGTGTTCATCCCGGAGTACGTGGTCCGGCCCGGCTGGCGCACGCTCCTGCACAACCGGACCGCCACCCGCCAGACGCGGCGGCTGCAGCGGGAGCCGGGCGTGATGGTGGGCTCGGTGCCGTGGCAGGTCCACGAGGGCCAGGGCTCCTGA